The following proteins are co-located in the Procambarus clarkii isolate CNS0578487 chromosome 16, FALCON_Pclarkii_2.0, whole genome shotgun sequence genome:
- the LOC123759928 gene encoding calphotin-like produces MGAFVCVSSDVDTRNTDEDVVRDCVIDGLWDDVGVVNHVGGAIVATVAAIVATVAAIVATVAAIVATVAAIVATVAAIVATVAAIVATVAAIVATVAAIVATVAAIVATVAAIVATVAAIVATVAAIVATVAAIVATVAAIVATVAAIVATVAAIVATVAAIVATVAAIVATVAAIVATVAAIVATVAAIVATVAAIVATVAAIVATVAAIVATVAAILATVAAIVATVAAIVATVAAIVATVAAIVATVAAIVATVAAIVATVAAIVATVAAIVATVAAIVATVAAIVATVAAIVATVAAIVATVAAIVATVAAIVATVAASVATVAAIVATVAAIVATVAVIVATDAAIVAIVAAIVATVAAIVATVAAIVATVAAIVATVAAIVATVAAIVATVAAIVATVAAIVATVAAIVATVAAIVATVAAIVATVAAIVATVAAIVATVAAIVATVAAIVATVAAIVATVAAIVATVAAIVATVAAIVATVAAIIATVAAIVATVAAIVATVAPIVATVAAIVATVAAIVATVAAIVATVAAIVATVAAIVATVAVIVATVAAIVATVAAIVATVAAIVATVAAIVATVAAIVATVAAIVATVAAIVTTVAAIVATVAAIVATVAAIIATVAAIVATTVAAIVATVAAIVATEAAVVATVAAIVATVAAIVATVATIVATEAAIVATVAAIVATVATIVATEAAIVATVATIVATVAAIVATVATIVATVAAA; encoded by the coding sequence ATTGACGGTTTATGGGACGATGTTGGAGTTGTGAACCACGTGGGTGGTGCTATTGTTGCTACAGTAGCTGCTATTGTTGCTACAGTTGCTGCTATTGTTGCTACAGTAGCTGCTATTGTTGCTACAGTAGCTGCTATTGTTGCTACAGTAGCTGCTATTGTTGCTACAGTAGCTGCTATTGTTGCTACAGTAGCTGCTATTGTTGCTACAGTAGCTGCTATTGTTGCTACAGTTGCTGCTATTGTTGCTACAGTAGCTGCTATTGTTGCTACAGTTGCTGCTATTGTTGCTACAGTAGCTGCTATTGTTGCTACAGTTGCTGCTATTGTTGCTACAGTAGCTGCTATTGTTGCTACAGTAGCTGCTATTGTTGCTACAGTTGCTGCTATTGTTGCTACAGTAGCTGCTATTGTTGCTACAGTAGCTGCTATTGTTGCTACAGTAGCTGCTATTGTTGCTACAGTAGCTGCTATTGTTGCTACAGTAGCTGCTATTGTTGCTACAGTAGCTGCTATTGTTGCTACAGTAGCTGCTATTGTTGCTACAGTAGCTGCTATTGTTGCTACAGTTGCTGCTATTCTTGCTACAGTTGCTGCTATTGTTGCTACAGTAGCTGCTATTGTTGCTACAGTTGCTGCTATTGTTGCTACAGTAGCTGCTATTGTTGCTACAGTAGCTGCTATTGTTGCTACAGTAGCTGCTATTGTTGCTACAGTAGCTGCTATTGTTGCTACAGTAGCTGCTATTGTTGCTACAGTAGCTGCTATTGTTGCTACAGTAGCTGCTATTGTTGCTACAGTAGCTGCTATTGTTGCTACAGTTGCTGCTATTGTTGCTACAGTAGCTGCTATTGTTGCTACAGTTGCTGCTATTGTTGCTACAGTAGCTGCTAGTGTTGCTACAGTAGCTGCTATTGTTGCTACAGTAGCTGCTATTGTTGCTACAGTTGCTGTTATTGTTGCTACAGATGCTGCTATTGTTGCTATAGTAGCTGCTATTGTTGCTACAGTAGCTGCTATTGTTGCTACAGTAGCTGCTATTGTTGCTACAGTTGCTGCTATTGTTGCTACAGTAGCTGCTATTGTTGCTACAGTAGCTGCTATTGTTGCTACAGTAGCTGCTATTGTTGCTACAGTAGCTGCTATTGTTGCTACAGTAGCTGCTATTGTTGCTACAGTTGCTGCTATTGTTGCTACAGTAGCTGCTATTGTTGCTACAGTAGCTGCTATTGTTGCTACAGTTGCTGCTATTGTTGCTACAGTAGCTGCTATTGTTGCTACAGTTGCTGCTATTGTTGCTACAGTTGCTGCTATTGTTGCTACAGTTGCTGCTATTGTTGCTACAGTAGCTGCTATTGTTGCTACAGTAGCTGCTATTGTTGCTACAGTAGCTGCTATTATTGCTACAGTAGCTGCTATTGTTGCTACAGTAGCTGCTATTGTTGCTACAGTAGCTCCTATTGTTGCTACAGTAGCTGCTATTGTTGCTACAGTTGCTGCTATTGTTGCTACAGTAGCTGCTATTGTTGCTACAGTAGCTGCTATTGTTGCTACAGTAGCTGCTATTGTTGCTACAGTTGCTGTTATTGTTGCTACAGTAGCTGCTATTGTTGCTACAGTTGCTGCTATTGTTGCTACAGTAGCTGCTATTGTTGCTACAGTAGCTGCTATTGTTGCTACAGTAGCTGCTATTGTTGCTACAGTAGCTGCTATTGTTGCTACAGTTGCTGCTATTGTTACTACAGTAGCCGCTATTGTTGCTACAGTAGCTGCTATTGTTGCTACAGTAGCTGCTATTATTGCTACAGTTGCTGCTATTGTTGCTACAACTGTTGCTGCTATTGTTGCTACAGTAGCTGCTATTGTTGCTACAgaagctgctgttgttgctacagTAGCCGCTATTGTTGCTACAGTAGCTGCTATTGTTGCTACAGTGGCCACTATTGTTGCTACAGAAGCTGCTATTGTTGCTACAGTAGCTGCTATTGTTGCTACAGTGGCCACTATTGTTGCTACAGAAGCTGCTATTGTTGCTACAGTAGCTACTATTGTTGCTACAGTAGCCGCTATTGTTGCTACAGTAGCTACTATTGTTGCTACAGTAGCCGCTGCCTAG